A window from Dunckerocampus dactyliophorus isolate RoL2022-P2 chromosome 15, RoL_Ddac_1.1, whole genome shotgun sequence encodes these proteins:
- the arhgef40 gene encoding rho guanine nucleotide exchange factor 40 isoform X1: MASEAMEDCVQGALSSLYPPFESTAPPLLSQVFSVLESTYQHDSLRYLLDYFVPAKHLLHKLQQHACSQYLGCLFLHSGWPLCLGEKVVVQLSTLDWRLLRCNDFYLQVVPFSTRCPRLALKCLAPGGRTVQEILVPESQHPLVFTSEWLHCINKERGHKREVGGGLDTCLVSTCDGVVRLPWKEVVYPKFIHDPSEEPGLSQRLPSEGGSSTGGWGGSSSGELDSWSWDEEEENVLPPDGLDSEAVRPQRRRSEDGLGRTVRHPELDGDYVELLEPRGGPDGGVDQRHRYLEMHSICKTKTLPLCKRGRAFKIRRGKLVGYGRMDEFGSFRGISGTKLDLTTRKEHVGLPLPPPGNTEARRSYSSSAQDDDDDGDKTKRDTEGRFDGPFRERRPGVGGEREMNEITQPCKEFLDSVNPKVGHVIEGCSDQGSHSDSVFEDTDKPLGGDSDAATPTSDAPDLSFTGFASCTITANANKAQKTRDESKKNKESSKGKEVKASGFRAPRRKRRGRGAKGRARSGGRAAQKGSKLQGKATPHPSFTSTCCGSTHQPVTEECLSEPLGHAITSDGECILANVGSENSSAVAASPSLPVCKGQSATFNHSNGEGASGNKLNGVACEEHPLLRELDAELLESGRLRMMGTVDRLGRALIIAETDTSRQDSNNEEMARILACYHRITRPEAKEKGVTVLMDSRRLLPTSHSLSAIRLFQRLVPDGLGSLLILVEEEQETVSYNLEGTEVHVVRGTGVLQQFVDRQQLPTEMGGDFSHCHSDWLSFRLSLESLTERCESALLLLGDALQSMDTEPMLTNIKDVPASIDKHRRLMTSVLADQHLTELQKKGGAWLAGLTNSATGLARKSPDCRAALAATSKLYDSVDDALHRLVQLSNQRGHKLDALGRLASLVDQLKKCDQEIEQVQAQLDDYKEPPLSLSRLSLKQQKFKTFRETANELHSRTLSVLSELETWSELDWVGLNDIQIQLPPVRERLRDMSHCLSDCWTTLDNTQRLLSTLTEATQWCDEVSSTSPSSSSPLCPLASLPPIPPSRFQDAQSLAIELGGGALLDLWTQTMERYQRTVAQVKPRFLQSERAQNHGQVKPKPPTASHLWDVLGPEGEGDWGLGAGGGEVGLQSWGSLASLFRPQTCSTLKIGDERGNKKEPAGGKFLQNLLNPAKKSPTEVPLPPKPPRKRHPSFDLQALLAPRRGATTPKPADCQTGGAVRTSPMSWLGRRALADPVIITSMATAMPGWGGTAGAGGGVLIRGVEVSSKEVVDHTGSPRQHVLLGRTDREMGTERAGSTAQSKLYLLWCRMLSSERQYMAVLRGVEETYLPLLDLSDTPASIKGKADVLFPNWAGLSSFHSQYLLPAMEDALVQSLLQQDCFNKYREQFLQYSQYIRTKPELDSTLVTQAADFFKSKLPAASPLSPLSFPHCLQAPTQRLEQYCEALEELGGINPASDSALSILRHAQRHGEDLRASDLIVGCPITIAERGELVRQGELMVCGGTRRKRVGVRRVFLYQHAIIFTKHKSAGPGRCAYSYKHCMKTADMGLTQSVGEEGVKFEVWVRQAPRLRDCVTLQARDGDERKMWTQDIAHLVWTHAINNTELCLKESLCVGVSSKLLLDASGSQTSPELDSACSLSDRVHSSCSDSSSIGSHKEGGSPGSGRDPRRSSGSTGCSQSQSPSTAV, encoded by the exons atg GCATCAGAGGCCATGGAGGACTGCGTGCAGGGGGCGCTCTCGTCTCTTTACCCTCCCTTTGAAAGTACAGCACCTCCTCTCCTCTCACAG GTCTTCTCCGTGCTGGAGTCCACCTACCAGCACGACAGCCTGCGCTACCTCCTGGACTACTTTGTCCCTGCCAAACACCTCCTGCACAAGCTGCAGCAACATGCCTGT TCTCAGTACCTGGGTTGCCTCTTCCTCCACTCCGGCTGGCCGTTGTGTCTTGGTGAGAAAGTGGTGGTCCAGCTCTCCACACTAGACTGGAGGCTCCTGCGCTGCAATGACTTCTACCTGCAGGTGGTGCCCTTCTCCACACGCTGTCCCCGCCTTGCCCTGAAATGTCTGGCCCCGGGGGGCCGCACTGTCCAGGAAATCCTGGTGCCCGAGTCTCAACACCCCCTTGTGTTCACCAGTGAGTGGCTGCACTGCATCAACAAAGAACGTGGCCACAAGAGGGAAG TTGGCGGCGGTCTTGACACCTGCTTGGTGAGCACTTGTGATGGTGTGGTGCGCCTTCCATGGAAAGAGGTGGTCTACCCCAAATTCATCCATGACCCATCTGAGGAACCTGGCCTGTCCCAACGACTACCCAGTGAGGGTGGGAGCAGcactggggggtggggtggctcTTCTTCCGGGGAGCTCGATTCCTGGTCCtgggatgaggaggaagagaacGTCTTACCGCCGGATGGGTTGGACTCAGAGGCTGTAAGGCCCCAGCGGAGGCGCAGTGAAGACGGGCTTGGGAGGACAGTGAGACACCCTGAACTGGATGGTGACTATGTGGAGCTGCTGGAGCCAAGAGGGGGGCCAGATGGAGGTGTAGACCAAAGGCACAGGTACCTGGAGATGCATTCAATATGCAAAACCAAGACTTTGCCTCTTTGCAAGAGGGGTAGGGCCTTTAAAATCCGGCGGGGAAAACTTGTGGGGTATGGACGAATGGATGAATTTGGCAGCTTTCGAGGGATTTCCGGAACCAAATTAGACTTAACCACCCGCAAGGAGCATGTAGGACTGCCTCTGCCTCCACCAGGAAACACAGAAGCAAGACGGTCTTACTCCTCGTCTGCCCaggatgacgatgatgacggtgataaaacaaaaagagacaCTGAGGGAAGATTTGATGGCCCATTTAGAGAGAGACGGCCTGGAGTTGGTGGCGAGCGAGAGATGAATGAGATTACGCAGCCATGCAAAGAATTCCTTGACTCTGTTAACCCCAAAGTCGGACATGTTATAGAGGGATGCTCGGACCAGGGCTCCCATTCAGACTCTGTGTTTGAGGATACAGATAAACCACTTGGTGGAGATAGCGATGCGGCAACGCCAACATCGGATGCACCAGATTTATCATTCACTGGATTTGCATCCTGTACCATCACAGCTAATGCTAACAAAGCACAGAAAACAAGGGATGAAAGTAAAAAGAATAAAGAGTCTTCAAAAGGAAAGGAAGTCAAAGCTTCAGGATTCAGAGCTCCAAG gaggaagaggagaggaagGGGCGCCAAGGGACGGGCTAGGTCTGGTGGCCGTGCTGCTCAGAAGGGCTCCAAACTACAGGGAAAAGCTACCCCTCATCCCAGCTTCACCTCCACCTGCTGTGGCTCAACCCACCAGCCTGTAACAGAGGAATGCCTTTCGGAACCATTGGGACACGCTATAACATCTGACGGAGAATGCATTTTGGCTAATGTTGGCTCGGAGAACAGCAGTGCAG tggCTGCATCTCCATCTTTGCCTGTTTGCAAAGGCCAGTCAGCCACCTTCAACCACTCCAATGGCGAGGGGGCCTCAGGCAACAAACTCAACGGTGTCGCGTGTGAGGAGCATCCTTTGCTTCGGGAACTGGATGCAGAGCTCCTGGAGTCAGGACGGCTGAGGATGATGG GTACGGTGGACAGGTTGGGACGTGCGCTCATCATTGCAGAGACGGATACGTCCAGGCAGGATTCCAACAACGAGGAGATGGCCCGGATCCTGGCTTGCTACCACAGGATAACGCG GcctgaagccaaagaaaaaggtgTGACGGTGTTGATGGATAGCAGACGCCTGCTGCCAACTTCGCACTCTCTCTCTGCAATAAGATTATTCCAG CGGCTGGTTCCTGATGGTCTCGGTTCTTTGCTGATTTTGGTGGAGGAAGAGCAGGAGACTGTATCTTACAACCTGGAGGGAACAGAG GTCCACGTGGTGCGAGGAACGGGGGTCCTTCAGCAGTTTGTAGACAGGCAACAGCTGCCCACAGAGATGGGGGGGGACTTCAGCCACTGCCACTCAGACTGGCTGTCCTTTAGactg AGCTTGGAAAGCCTCACTGAGCGCTGCGAGAGCGCCCTCCTCCTGCTCGGAGATGCACTGCAGTCAATGGACACCGAGCCAATGCTGACCAACATCAAG GATGTTCCTGCAAGCATTGACAAGCACCGCCGCCTCATGACAAGCGTTCTTGCTGATCAGCACTTGACTGAGCTACAGAAAAAGGGCGGGGCCTGGCTGGCAGGATTGACCAATAGCGCAACTGGTCTTGCAAGAAAGTCGCCAGATTGCAG GGCAGCGCTCGCGGCAACCTCCAAACTGTACGACAGCGTGGACGACGCTCTCCATCGACTGGTGCAACTGTCCAACCAGAGGGGTCACAAACTGGACGCGCTGGGACGACTCGCCAGCCTGGTGGATCAGCTGAAAAAG TGTGACCAGGAGATTGAGCAAGTCCAGGCGCAGCTGGACGACTACAAGGAGCCTCCTCTTTCTCTCAGCAGGCTTTCGCTCAAGCAGCAGAAGTTCAAAACGTTCCGGGAAACAGCAAAC GAGCTGCACAGTCGGACGTTGTCAGTGCTCAGTGAATTGGAGACTTGGTCTGAGTTGGACTGGGTCGGCCTGAATGACATCCAGATCCAACTTCCTCCGGTCAGGGAACGTCTGCGAGACATGTCCCACTGTCTGTCCGACTGCTGGACCACGTTGGACAACACGCAGAGGCTGCTCTCCACTCTGACGGAG GCCACCCAGTGGTGCGATGAAGTGTCCTCCACCTCCCCGTCTTCCTCCTCTCCCCTCTGCCCTCTGGCTTCCCTCCCTCCCATTCCGCCGTCCCGCTTCCAGGATGCCCAGTCGTTGGCCATCGAGCTGGGTGGGGGGGCACTGCTGGATCTCTGGACCCAGACGATGGAGCGCTACCAGCGGACTGTAGCGCAAGTGAAACCACGCTTCCTCCAGTCTGAGCGAGCCCAAAATCATGGCCAGGTTAAGCCCAAGCCACCCACAGCAAGCCACCTGTGGGATGTGTTGGGCCCAGAGGGAGAGGGGGACTGGGGACtgggagctggaggaggagaggtTGGTTTGCAGTCCTGGGGATCGCTGGCATCTCTATTTAGGCCGCAGACTTGCTCTACACTGAAGATTGGAGATGAGAGAGGAAACAAAAAAGAGCCAGCAGGAGGGAAATTCCTACAGAATCTTCTAAATCCAGCAAAGAAGAGT CCTACAGAAGTACCCCTTCCTCCCAAGCCCCCGAGGAAAAGACACCCCAGTTTTGACCTTCAGGCCCTCCTGGCCCCTCGCAGAGGTGCCACCACTCCAAAACCTGCCGATTGCCAGACAGGTGGCGCGGTCCGTACCTCCCCCATGTCTTGGCTGGGGCGACGGGCACTAGCGGACCCGGTCATTATCACCAGCATGGCCACAGCCATGCCAGGATGGGGTGGCACCGCTGGAGCAGGAGGTGGGGTGTTGATCAGAGGAGTGGAGGTCAGCAGCAAGGAGGTGGTGGACCACACTGGGTCTCCACGGCAACATGTCCTGTTGGGCAGGACTGACAGGGAAATGGGGACTGAACGGGCAGGATCGACGGCCCAGAG CAAGCTTTACCTGCTCTGGTGCAGGATGCTGAGCAGCGAGCGACAGTACATGGCCGTCCTCAGGGGGGTAGAGGAGACCTACCTTCCCCTGCTGGATCTCTCAGACACGCCGGCCTCCATCAAGGGGAAAGCGGATGTCCTCTTCCCCAACTGGGCCGGCCTGAGCAGCTTTCACTCGCAGTACCTGCTCCCCGCCATGGAGGACGCTCTCGTGCAAAGCTTGTTGCAACAGGACTGTTTCAATAAATAT CGGGAGCAGTTTCTGCAGTATTCCCAGTACATCCGGACCAAACCTGAACTGGACTCCACGCTGGTCACACAAGCTGCTGACTTTTTTAAA TCCAAACTCCCTGCCGCCTCCCCCCTCTCGCCTCTGTCCTTCCCTCACTGCTTGCAGGCCCCCACTCAAAGACTGGAGCAGTACTGCGAGGCCCTCGAGGAGCTGGGAGGTATCAACCCGGCCTCAGACTCAGCCCTTTCTATCCTGAGGCATGCCCAACGGCACGGCGAGGACCTCAGGGCCAGTGACCTCATCGTCGGGTGTCCA aTTACCATAGCAGAGCGCGGCGAATTGGTGCGTCAGGGTGAGCTGATGGTGTGTGGCGGCACCCGCAGGAAGCGCGTTGGCGTGAGGAGGGTCTTCCTGTACCAGCATGCAATCATCTTCACCAAACACAAGAGCGCCGGGCCGGGACGCTGCGCCTACAGCTACAAACACTGCATGAAG ACGGCAGACATGGGCCTGACGCAGAGTGTGGGCGAGGAGGGCGTCAAGTTTGAAGTTTGGGTACGACAGGCTCCCCGCCTTCGGGACTGCGTCACACTGCAGGCTCGGGACGGAGATGAGCGCAAGATGTGGACCCAGGACATCGCTCACCTGGTGTGGACGCATGCCATCAACAACACAG AGTTGTGTCTGAAGGAGTCACTGTGTGTGGGCGTGTCTAGCAAGCTGCTGCTGGATGCCAGCGGAAGTCAAACATCGCCAGAGTTGGACTCTGCCTGCAGCCTCAGTGACAGAG TGCACAGCAGCTGCTCCGACTCCTCCTCCATCGGGAGCCACAAGGAAGGGGGGTCCCCGGGGTCAGGGAGAGACCCCAGGAGGAGCTCTGGATCGACAGGCTGCTCTCAG AGTCAGTCACCCTCTACTGCAGTGTAG
- the arhgef40 gene encoding pleckstrin homology domain-containing family G member 4B isoform X2: MASEAMEDCVQGALSSLYPPFESTAPPLLSQVFSVLESTYQHDSLRYLLDYFVPAKHLLHKLQQHACSQYLGCLFLHSGWPLCLGEKVVVQLSTLDWRLLRCNDFYLQVVPFSTRCPRLALKCLAPGGRTVQEILVPESQHPLVFTSEWLHCINKERGHKREVGGGLDTCLVSTCDGVVRLPWKEVVYPKFIHDPSEEPGLSQRLPSEGGSSTGGWGGSSSGELDSWSWDEEEENVLPPDGLDSEAVRPQRRRSEDGLGRTVRHPELDGDYVELLEPRGGPDGGVDQRHRYLEMHSICKTKTLPLCKRGRAFKIRRGKLVGYGRMDEFGSFRGISGTKLDLTTRKEHVGLPLPPPGNTEARRSYSSSAQDDDDDGDKTKRDTEGRFDGPFRERRPGVGGEREMNEITQPCKEFLDSVNPKVGHVIEGCSDQGSHSDSVFEDTDKPLGGDSDAATPTSDAPDLSFTGFASCTITANANKAQKTRDESKKNKESSKGKEVKASGFRAPRRKRRGRGAKGRARSGGRAAQKGSKLQGKATPHPSFTSTCCGSTHQPVTEECLSEPLGHAITSDGECILANVGSENSSAVAASPSLPVCKGQSATFNHSNGEGASGNKLNGVACEEHPLLRELDAELLESGRLRMMGTVDRLGRALIIAETDTSRQDSNNEEMARILACYHRITRPEAKEKGVTVLMDSRRLLPTSHSLSAIRLFQRLVPDGLGSLLILVEEEQETVSYNLEGTEVHVVRGTGVLQQFVDRQQLPTEMGGDFSHCHSDWLSFRLSLESLTERCESALLLLGDALQSMDTEPMLTNIKDVPASIDKHRRLMTSVLADQHLTELQKKGGAWLAGLTNSATGLARKSPDCRAALAATSKLYDSVDDALHRLVQLSNQRGHKLDALGRLASLVDQLKKCDQEIEQVQAQLDDYKEPPLSLSRLSLKQQKFKTFRETANELHSRTLSVLSELETWSELDWVGLNDIQIQLPPVRERLRDMSHCLSDCWTTLDNTQRLLSTLTEATQWCDEVSSTSPSSSSPLCPLASLPPIPPSRFQDAQSLAIELGGGALLDLWTQTMERYQRTVAQVKPRFLQSERAQNHGQVKPKPPTASHLWDVLGPEGEGDWGLGAGGGEVGLQSWGSLASLFRPQTCSTLKIGDERGNKKEPAGGKFLQNLLNPAKKSPTEVPLPPKPPRKRHPSFDLQALLAPRRGATTPKPADCQTGGAVRTSPMSWLGRRALADPVIITSMATAMPGWGGTAGAGGGVLIRGVEVSSKEVVDHTGSPRQHVLLGRTDREMGTERAGSTAQSKLYLLWCRMLSSERQYMAVLRGVEETYLPLLDLSDTPASIKGKADVLFPNWAGLSSFHSQYLLPAMEDALVQSLLQQDCFNKYREQFLQYSQYIRTKPELDSTLVTQAADFFKSKLPAASPLSPLSFPHCLQAPTQRLEQYCEALEELGGINPASDSALSILRHAQRHGEDLRASDLIVGCPVRAPVPL; encoded by the exons atg GCATCAGAGGCCATGGAGGACTGCGTGCAGGGGGCGCTCTCGTCTCTTTACCCTCCCTTTGAAAGTACAGCACCTCCTCTCCTCTCACAG GTCTTCTCCGTGCTGGAGTCCACCTACCAGCACGACAGCCTGCGCTACCTCCTGGACTACTTTGTCCCTGCCAAACACCTCCTGCACAAGCTGCAGCAACATGCCTGT TCTCAGTACCTGGGTTGCCTCTTCCTCCACTCCGGCTGGCCGTTGTGTCTTGGTGAGAAAGTGGTGGTCCAGCTCTCCACACTAGACTGGAGGCTCCTGCGCTGCAATGACTTCTACCTGCAGGTGGTGCCCTTCTCCACACGCTGTCCCCGCCTTGCCCTGAAATGTCTGGCCCCGGGGGGCCGCACTGTCCAGGAAATCCTGGTGCCCGAGTCTCAACACCCCCTTGTGTTCACCAGTGAGTGGCTGCACTGCATCAACAAAGAACGTGGCCACAAGAGGGAAG TTGGCGGCGGTCTTGACACCTGCTTGGTGAGCACTTGTGATGGTGTGGTGCGCCTTCCATGGAAAGAGGTGGTCTACCCCAAATTCATCCATGACCCATCTGAGGAACCTGGCCTGTCCCAACGACTACCCAGTGAGGGTGGGAGCAGcactggggggtggggtggctcTTCTTCCGGGGAGCTCGATTCCTGGTCCtgggatgaggaggaagagaacGTCTTACCGCCGGATGGGTTGGACTCAGAGGCTGTAAGGCCCCAGCGGAGGCGCAGTGAAGACGGGCTTGGGAGGACAGTGAGACACCCTGAACTGGATGGTGACTATGTGGAGCTGCTGGAGCCAAGAGGGGGGCCAGATGGAGGTGTAGACCAAAGGCACAGGTACCTGGAGATGCATTCAATATGCAAAACCAAGACTTTGCCTCTTTGCAAGAGGGGTAGGGCCTTTAAAATCCGGCGGGGAAAACTTGTGGGGTATGGACGAATGGATGAATTTGGCAGCTTTCGAGGGATTTCCGGAACCAAATTAGACTTAACCACCCGCAAGGAGCATGTAGGACTGCCTCTGCCTCCACCAGGAAACACAGAAGCAAGACGGTCTTACTCCTCGTCTGCCCaggatgacgatgatgacggtgataaaacaaaaagagacaCTGAGGGAAGATTTGATGGCCCATTTAGAGAGAGACGGCCTGGAGTTGGTGGCGAGCGAGAGATGAATGAGATTACGCAGCCATGCAAAGAATTCCTTGACTCTGTTAACCCCAAAGTCGGACATGTTATAGAGGGATGCTCGGACCAGGGCTCCCATTCAGACTCTGTGTTTGAGGATACAGATAAACCACTTGGTGGAGATAGCGATGCGGCAACGCCAACATCGGATGCACCAGATTTATCATTCACTGGATTTGCATCCTGTACCATCACAGCTAATGCTAACAAAGCACAGAAAACAAGGGATGAAAGTAAAAAGAATAAAGAGTCTTCAAAAGGAAAGGAAGTCAAAGCTTCAGGATTCAGAGCTCCAAG gaggaagaggagaggaagGGGCGCCAAGGGACGGGCTAGGTCTGGTGGCCGTGCTGCTCAGAAGGGCTCCAAACTACAGGGAAAAGCTACCCCTCATCCCAGCTTCACCTCCACCTGCTGTGGCTCAACCCACCAGCCTGTAACAGAGGAATGCCTTTCGGAACCATTGGGACACGCTATAACATCTGACGGAGAATGCATTTTGGCTAATGTTGGCTCGGAGAACAGCAGTGCAG tggCTGCATCTCCATCTTTGCCTGTTTGCAAAGGCCAGTCAGCCACCTTCAACCACTCCAATGGCGAGGGGGCCTCAGGCAACAAACTCAACGGTGTCGCGTGTGAGGAGCATCCTTTGCTTCGGGAACTGGATGCAGAGCTCCTGGAGTCAGGACGGCTGAGGATGATGG GTACGGTGGACAGGTTGGGACGTGCGCTCATCATTGCAGAGACGGATACGTCCAGGCAGGATTCCAACAACGAGGAGATGGCCCGGATCCTGGCTTGCTACCACAGGATAACGCG GcctgaagccaaagaaaaaggtgTGACGGTGTTGATGGATAGCAGACGCCTGCTGCCAACTTCGCACTCTCTCTCTGCAATAAGATTATTCCAG CGGCTGGTTCCTGATGGTCTCGGTTCTTTGCTGATTTTGGTGGAGGAAGAGCAGGAGACTGTATCTTACAACCTGGAGGGAACAGAG GTCCACGTGGTGCGAGGAACGGGGGTCCTTCAGCAGTTTGTAGACAGGCAACAGCTGCCCACAGAGATGGGGGGGGACTTCAGCCACTGCCACTCAGACTGGCTGTCCTTTAGactg AGCTTGGAAAGCCTCACTGAGCGCTGCGAGAGCGCCCTCCTCCTGCTCGGAGATGCACTGCAGTCAATGGACACCGAGCCAATGCTGACCAACATCAAG GATGTTCCTGCAAGCATTGACAAGCACCGCCGCCTCATGACAAGCGTTCTTGCTGATCAGCACTTGACTGAGCTACAGAAAAAGGGCGGGGCCTGGCTGGCAGGATTGACCAATAGCGCAACTGGTCTTGCAAGAAAGTCGCCAGATTGCAG GGCAGCGCTCGCGGCAACCTCCAAACTGTACGACAGCGTGGACGACGCTCTCCATCGACTGGTGCAACTGTCCAACCAGAGGGGTCACAAACTGGACGCGCTGGGACGACTCGCCAGCCTGGTGGATCAGCTGAAAAAG TGTGACCAGGAGATTGAGCAAGTCCAGGCGCAGCTGGACGACTACAAGGAGCCTCCTCTTTCTCTCAGCAGGCTTTCGCTCAAGCAGCAGAAGTTCAAAACGTTCCGGGAAACAGCAAAC GAGCTGCACAGTCGGACGTTGTCAGTGCTCAGTGAATTGGAGACTTGGTCTGAGTTGGACTGGGTCGGCCTGAATGACATCCAGATCCAACTTCCTCCGGTCAGGGAACGTCTGCGAGACATGTCCCACTGTCTGTCCGACTGCTGGACCACGTTGGACAACACGCAGAGGCTGCTCTCCACTCTGACGGAG GCCACCCAGTGGTGCGATGAAGTGTCCTCCACCTCCCCGTCTTCCTCCTCTCCCCTCTGCCCTCTGGCTTCCCTCCCTCCCATTCCGCCGTCCCGCTTCCAGGATGCCCAGTCGTTGGCCATCGAGCTGGGTGGGGGGGCACTGCTGGATCTCTGGACCCAGACGATGGAGCGCTACCAGCGGACTGTAGCGCAAGTGAAACCACGCTTCCTCCAGTCTGAGCGAGCCCAAAATCATGGCCAGGTTAAGCCCAAGCCACCCACAGCAAGCCACCTGTGGGATGTGTTGGGCCCAGAGGGAGAGGGGGACTGGGGACtgggagctggaggaggagaggtTGGTTTGCAGTCCTGGGGATCGCTGGCATCTCTATTTAGGCCGCAGACTTGCTCTACACTGAAGATTGGAGATGAGAGAGGAAACAAAAAAGAGCCAGCAGGAGGGAAATTCCTACAGAATCTTCTAAATCCAGCAAAGAAGAGT CCTACAGAAGTACCCCTTCCTCCCAAGCCCCCGAGGAAAAGACACCCCAGTTTTGACCTTCAGGCCCTCCTGGCCCCTCGCAGAGGTGCCACCACTCCAAAACCTGCCGATTGCCAGACAGGTGGCGCGGTCCGTACCTCCCCCATGTCTTGGCTGGGGCGACGGGCACTAGCGGACCCGGTCATTATCACCAGCATGGCCACAGCCATGCCAGGATGGGGTGGCACCGCTGGAGCAGGAGGTGGGGTGTTGATCAGAGGAGTGGAGGTCAGCAGCAAGGAGGTGGTGGACCACACTGGGTCTCCACGGCAACATGTCCTGTTGGGCAGGACTGACAGGGAAATGGGGACTGAACGGGCAGGATCGACGGCCCAGAG CAAGCTTTACCTGCTCTGGTGCAGGATGCTGAGCAGCGAGCGACAGTACATGGCCGTCCTCAGGGGGGTAGAGGAGACCTACCTTCCCCTGCTGGATCTCTCAGACACGCCGGCCTCCATCAAGGGGAAAGCGGATGTCCTCTTCCCCAACTGGGCCGGCCTGAGCAGCTTTCACTCGCAGTACCTGCTCCCCGCCATGGAGGACGCTCTCGTGCAAAGCTTGTTGCAACAGGACTGTTTCAATAAATAT CGGGAGCAGTTTCTGCAGTATTCCCAGTACATCCGGACCAAACCTGAACTGGACTCCACGCTGGTCACACAAGCTGCTGACTTTTTTAAA TCCAAACTCCCTGCCGCCTCCCCCCTCTCGCCTCTGTCCTTCCCTCACTGCTTGCAGGCCCCCACTCAAAGACTGGAGCAGTACTGCGAGGCCCTCGAGGAGCTGGGAGGTATCAACCCGGCCTCAGACTCAGCCCTTTCTATCCTGAGGCATGCCCAACGGCACGGCGAGGACCTCAGGGCCAGTGACCTCATCGTCGGGTGTCCAGTGAGAGCGCCTGTCCCACTTTAG